AATCGATTTGTCATTGGTGCAGCAGCAACTACAAGTAGTCAGAGATTTATTTATAACAATGTAACAGGCGGCTTGTTCTTTGATGCCGATGGTACAGGCGCGATCGCCAGAATCCAATTTGCTACACTCAGTGCTGGATTGTCTTTAACCAATGCAGATATTTTCGTTAATACTTAAGGATTTTTCATCACTTTAGGACTTACCCACAAAGATTGTTTGTGGAGACTGGGTGTAGGGGTTTAGGAGTATGGGATTGTAAGGGTTTTGGATATATACGCCCCCATACTCCTAAACCTTTCCCAAAACTCTTGATTTCTCGTTTTTATGCGTAAGTCCTACACCAGATTGATAGTAAGATAAGTTTGTATCTCAGCAGACTAGTACAGCAAGGCAAAAGAAAAAAGAAAGAATAACGATACCACAAGCTTTTTAGCAATTTCTTATGGTTACTGAGTGTACTTGTACTGAGCGCAGCCGAAGTAGCCGAAGTGTGGTCTATTTATTTCCGCCGACCTGTACTAGTAAAGGCTATATCTTTCAAAAATTTAATGAATAATCATGATTTCCGGTTTATAAATTGTGCCTTCAGGCATAATTGTATGGCGGAGTTTGCTATAGATGATTTTTGTTTCCCAAAGATTGGCGTTTAATAAGTTGGCTTTAGTTAAATTAGTCCATGTCAAGTCTGCACTATGCAAATTTGCTTCGGTTAAATTAGCCTCTAGTAATATGGCACCAGATAAACTAGCTGCTTGCAAATTTGCTCTGATTAATTTAGCTTCTATTAATGAGGCTTCAATGAATTGGGCATAACTCAAGTCTGCTTCGGTGAAATCTACACCACACAAAGAAGCACCCCAAAAGTTACTGTGAGTACATTGCGATCGCCACAAGCAAGACTCACACAAATTAGCATAACTTAAATCAGCATTACTCAAATTAACTTGGGTTAAATCTGCTTCACTTAAGTCTGCACCAGTTAATTTTGCACCAGCTAAATTAGCACCGCTTAAATTTACTCCCCGCAAGTTAGCACCACTTAAATCAATTCCTTGCAAATCACGTCCACTGAAATCCTGCTGTTGACCAGATTTTTCTGGAATTTGGCTAGAAATTAATCTCATGTTACTCACCTCAGAGTGTCAATAATTGCAAAGCTCAATTGTGAGAGTTACTGTATATCGAGATTACACCAATCAAGATAATTCGCTGAATGATAAATAAAGAATATTTGGATAATTGACGTAAAGTAGCCTAAAAATGTGTTTCTCACAACAAAAAATGCTGACATAAGTCAGGAAATAATCATAAAATATCCCCCAATACGGTTCATTTAACGTTGTCAGCTTATCGATTTCAGAAGAACCAAGACTTGGGGGATTCTCCCCCAAACCCCCTCCAAAAAATAGTTCTGTTTTATGTGTAGCAGTTAATTTATTTTCTTAACTGAACCGTATTGGATTAGAGGGATGTTTTTTGTTTCGCGCAAAGGCGCGAAACATCGATAGTTAACCTTGCTAAAAATGCTTAATTCATCCCGCATTTATGGAACGCCTAAAATAACTATTCTTCGCCCCAAGTTTGTAATTGGAAATACACTAAAACTAAAGTTACAGCTAATAAAACTGTCGCCGCCGCCGCCGCATAACCAAAATCAAATTGACCAAAGGCTTCTTGATAAATGTAGTAAACCAATAAATTAGTAGAATTTAAAGGGCCGCCGCCAGTAATAACGTAAACTTGTTCAAAACTCCGTAATGTGAAAATTGCTGTGGTGATGGTGGCGAAAATTACAGTAGGGCGTAATCCTGGTAAAGTTACATACCAAAATTGTTGCCAAGCATTTGCACCATCTAATTCGGCTGCTTCATAGCGACTGGGAGGAATTGCTTGCAACCCGGCTAAAAAAACAACCATATTAAACCCTAATTGTTTCCAAATACTTAAAATAATTAACACAGGCATTGCCCAAAAGGTATCTCCTAGCCAGGAAATGGGCGCAATACCAAATGAATTTAAAAATGCGTTGACAGGGCCAGTAGTTTGAAACAGCCAGCGAAACCCTAAACCAGCCGCGACGAGAGAAATAATGGAAGGTAAAAAGTAGGCACTTCTTAAAATTCCTCGCAAAGCTAGAGAACGATTTAATAATACTGCCAACCCCAAAGGAATAATTAAGCTGGGGATGACTGTAGCCAGGGTAAAATAAATTGTGTTGCCTAAAACTTGCCAAAAATCAGGGTTAAGTAACAAACGCCAGTAGTTTTTTAACCCTACCCAATAAGTACCTGTGGATGTAAAACTACCAGCAGTGAAGCTCAGGTAAAACAAATAGGCGATCGGCCAAATTACAAAAATTCCTAATAAAATTAATGCGGGTGCAAGAAAAGTCCAAGCGGCAAATGTATCATTATCTAACCATGATTTATTAGTATATATCTTTGGCATCTATTCATTTTCCTTGTTGCTGTTATGACCTTTCGCCCTGATTCTAGTTTTAGCTTGGTTTCTCCCCATATTAGCGGACTACCATTTAGTGATACTCCAATTAAGCTTGGCATTCTAGCTTCTGGGAATGGTAGCAATTTTGAAGCAATTGCTCAAGCTATTGACAATGGCCAAATTAATGCCCAAATTCCAGTTCTAATTTACAATAATCCAGGGGCGAAAGCAGCAACACGCGCTGCTAACCGTGGTGTTGAAACTGTTTTATTAAACCACCGCGAATATAAAAAGCGAGAA
The sequence above is drawn from the Aulosira sp. FACHB-615 genome and encodes:
- a CDS encoding pentapeptide repeat-containing protein, which gives rise to MRLISSQIPEKSGQQQDFSGRDLQGIDLSGANLRGVNLSGANLAGAKLTGADLSEADLTQVNLSNADLSYANLCESCLWRSQCTHSNFWGASLCGVDFTEADLSYAQFIEASLIEAKLIRANLQAASLSGAILLEANLTEANLHSADLTWTNLTKANLLNANLWETKIIYSKLRHTIMPEGTIYKPEIMIIH
- a CDS encoding carbohydrate ABC transporter permease, with the translated sequence MPKIYTNKSWLDNDTFAAWTFLAPALILLGIFVIWPIAYLFYLSFTAGSFTSTGTYWVGLKNYWRLLLNPDFWQVLGNTIYFTLATVIPSLIIPLGLAVLLNRSLALRGILRSAYFLPSIISLVAAGLGFRWLFQTTGPVNAFLNSFGIAPISWLGDTFWAMPVLIILSIWKQLGFNMVVFLAGLQAIPPSRYEAAELDGANAWQQFWYVTLPGLRPTVIFATITTAIFTLRSFEQVYVITGGGPLNSTNLLVYYIYQEAFGQFDFGYAAAAATVLLAVTLVLVYFQLQTWGEE